From the Streptomyces pluripotens genome, one window contains:
- a CDS encoding YjdF family protein produces MTTSVTLTVCFDAPFWVGVLEIAEAGEVRATRHVFGSEPTDAELYQFLLRHGTALLERAQANPAVPVETRHPVRHNPKRAVRLAAREAARVAQGRRSTASQEALRLELEQRKSSAAAESKRRKQDEAERKYALAQAKRKRRKRGH; encoded by the coding sequence GTGACTACCTCAGTGACCCTGACGGTCTGCTTCGATGCCCCGTTCTGGGTCGGAGTCCTTGAAATCGCCGAGGCAGGCGAGGTCCGCGCCACTCGGCATGTGTTCGGTAGTGAGCCCACGGACGCCGAGCTGTATCAGTTCCTGCTACGTCATGGCACAGCGCTGCTAGAACGTGCGCAGGCCAACCCCGCGGTTCCCGTGGAGACCCGGCACCCGGTGCGGCACAACCCGAAGCGGGCTGTGAGGCTGGCCGCCCGGGAGGCCGCCCGAGTGGCACAGGGGCGACGCAGTACCGCGTCTCAGGAAGCGCTACGGCTGGAACTTGAACAGCGCAAGTCGTCGGCCGCAGCTGAGTCCAAGAGGCGAAAGCAGGACGAGGCTGAGCGCAAATACGCCTTGGCGCAGGCCAAGCGCAAGCGCCGGAAGCGCGGGCATTGA